The following are encoded together in the Coffea arabica cultivar ET-39 chromosome 1c, Coffea Arabica ET-39 HiFi, whole genome shotgun sequence genome:
- the LOC113722567 gene encoding uncharacterized protein, with protein sequence MRKRFVPSHYYRDLYQRLQTLVQGSRSVEDYYKEMEITMLRADIVEDREATMARFLNGLRPEIVELVELQNYVDMPELIDKASKIERRLKRRGNPRNPSFSATPVWRGNPTFEQERPSPGVSKFTPKTETPKPAPKATPRPSFDSSKPRSRDKCFKCQGFGHIASQCPNRRTMIVLPSRDVVSDDEDEFAKMPPLIDEGEDSEVEVEATTEQVGVALVARRALATQIKKMDKVQRDNIFYTRCHVKNRVCSLIIDVGCCTNVASTLMVDHLSLPTLRHPSPYRLQWLNESGDIKVTKQVVVPFRIGKYEDEVLCDIVPMQASHILLGRPWQYDKKTTHDGFTNKYSLHHNKKMTLVPLTPQQVCEDQLRLQQEHERELAKKSNDSKAIIKAPAARISTPSTSGRLDKRPSLLAKNREVRKLLLSKQVVYVLYCKEVILLSHEALTDLSPDISSLLQEFENVFPDEIPSGLPPLRGIEHQIDFVPGASLPNRRRPTRWVLKRLRRSRDKWMNS encoded by the coding sequence ATGAGGAAACGGTTCGTACCCAGCCACTACTACCGTGATCTATATCAGAGGCTCCAGACATTAGTTCAAGGAAGCCgtagtgtggaggactactacaaggagatggagatcACCATGCTCCGAGCAGATATTGTGGAGGATAGAGAGGCAACTATGGCGAGATTCCTTAACGGCTTGAGACCTGAAATCGTCGAATTAGTGGAGTTGCAAAACTACGTGGACATGCCTGAGTTGATTGACAAGGCATCCAAGATCGAGAGAAGGCTTAAGAGGAGGGGTAACCCTCGTAACCCTAGCTTCTCAGCCACACCTGTGTGGAGGGGCAATCCAACCTTTGAGCAGGAACGGCCTAGTCCAGGGGTGTCCAAGTTTACTCCTAAGACCGAGACACCCAAGCCAGCCCCAAAGGCAACTCCAAGGCCTTCATTCGACTCTTCCAAGCCACGAAGCCGCGAcaaatgcttcaaatgccaaggattTGGGCACATTGCTTCTCAATGTCCCAATAGGCGTACCATGATTGTCCTACCGAGCAGAGATGTCGTATCTGACGATGAGGATGAATTTGCCAAGATGCCTCCATTGATCGATGAAGGTGAAGATTCCGAGGTGGAGGTTGAGGCCACTACTGAGCAAGTGGGTGTTGCTCTAGTAGCCCGCCGGGCTCTTGCAACCCAAATCAAGAAGATGGATAAGGTCCAACGTGATAACATCTTCTACACAAGATGTCATGTCAAGAATAGGGTATGTAGCCTCATCATCGATGTGGGTTGTTGTACAAATGTGGCAAGCACTCTCATGGTGGATCATCTTTCCTTGCCCACATTAAGGCACCCTAGCCCATACCGCTTGCAATGGCTCAATGAGAGTGGCGATATCAAGGTCACCAAGCAAGTGGTAGTGCCTTTTCGGATTGGGAAGTATGAGGACGAGGTCCTTTGCGACATCGTCCCAATGCAAGCTTCTCACATTTTGTTAGGACGACCATGGCAATATGACAAGAAGACTACGCATGATGGCTTTACCAACAAATACTCCTTGCACCACAACAAGAAGATGACGCTAGTCCCTCTCACACCTCAGCAGGTGTGTGAAGACCAACTGCGGTTGCAACAAGAGCATGAGCGAGAGTTGGCCAAGAAATCCAATGACTCTAAAGCAATCATTAAAGCACCAGCCGCGAGGATATCTACACCTAGTACTTCTGGGCGACTGGACAAGCGTCCAAGCTTGCTTGCAAAGAACAGGGAAGTTCGCAAGTTACTTTTATCCAAGCAAGTTGTTTATGTCCTATACTGCAAGGAAGTGATTCTACTCTCTCATGAGGCACTCACTGACTTATCTCCTGATATCTCTTCGttgttgcaggaatttgagaaCGTTTTTCCAGACGAGATTCCGAGTGGGCTACCCCCACTCCGAGGGATCGAGCACCAGATAGACTTCGTCCCTGGAGCATCCTTGCCAAACCGGCGCCGGCCTACAAGATGGGTCCTGAAGAGACTAAGGAGATCCAGAGACAAGTGGATGAACTCTTAG